One window from the genome of Magnolia sinica isolate HGM2019 chromosome 4, MsV1, whole genome shotgun sequence encodes:
- the LOC131244105 gene encoding UPF0496 protein 4-like, whose protein sequence is MFRTEIPRFLHSIRPDGHKLSSSSSKTPSLLSRSFDENLLSRLKTLDPPSITFSWLSRAVDLLSSTHADAEALISDLSVSAPEKSLPSYLDDSIKVLDVCNSITAEIERLRQGRLLIHFVLHLLDLSGKDREAPAPENLRKARDSLADWGKSTPAGRKSLSLENSAALIRDLAQAIGSPPRGKVQDVKKTLRRVIYTVGAVTVFVAGAVVAVLVGSPEPIGIRVPSEFLWAERFNDLQMVVSGELRTRFSGSKKRFANERESVEEAVRRVADVIGEAEGGTEKEGMSNAAKELERATEEFSDGLERLLDGVNGFFRVVLCTRNALLKNFRRNKGDNKEAIIYGVQQSNGSDVFENGRNAGDGFEQRRWVNQVGSQGRLVKFDYEIGGLGYYDLIIREMTFGSKHMSYAGSGEIEITLRLLTLVN, encoded by the exons ATGTTTAGGACCGAAATCCCTCGTTTTCTTCATTCCATCCGTCCTGACGGACACAAActttcatcctcctcttccaaaacCCCATCTCTTCTCTCCCGATCCTTTGATGAGAATCTCCTCAGCCGTCTCAAAACGCTAGATCCGCCCTCCATCACCTTCTCCTGGCTATCACGCGCCGTCGATCTTCTCTCCTCAACCCATGCCGACGCGGAGGCCCTGATCTCTGATCTGTCGGTATCGGCGCCCGAGAAATCTCTTCCGTCTTACTTAGACGACAGCATCAAGGTGTTGGACGTCTGTAATTCGATCACGGCTGAGATCGAACGGCTGCGGCAAGGTCGGCTCTTGATCCACTTCGTCCTGCACCTCCTCGACCTCTCCGGGAAGGATCGTGAGGCTCCAGCACCGGAGAATCTACGCAAGGCGCGCGATTCGCTCGCGGACTGGGGGAAATCCACGCCGGCGGGGAGAAAGAGCTTGAGCCTCGAGAACTCGGCGGCCCTTATCCGAGATCTAGCGCAGGCCATCGGGAGTCCGCCACGTGGCAAGGTGCAGGACGTAAAGAAAACCCTCCGCCGCGTGATCTACACCGTTGGAGCTGTGACCGTCTTCGTCGCGGGAGCCGTCGTTGCGGTTCTGGTCGGATCGCCAGAGCCGATCGGAATCCGGGTCCCGTCCGAGTTTTTGTGGGCAGAGAGGTTCAACGATCTGCAGATGGTGGTTTCCGGCGAGCTCCGGACGCGGTTTTCCGGCAGTAAGAAGCGGTTTGCGAATGAGCGCGAGTCTGTGGAGGAAGCGGTACGGAGGGTTGCTGACGTCATCGGCGAGGCGGAGGGAGGGACGGAAAAGGAGGGGATGAGTAACGCTGCTAAGGAGCTGGAGAGAGCGACGGAGGAATTCTCTGACGGTTTGGAACGGCTGTTAGACGGCGTTAATGGATTCTTCCGTGTGGTTTTGTGTACGAGGAATGCCTTGTTGAAGAATTTCCGG AGAAACAAGGGTGACAACAAGGAGGCTATCATTTATGGGGTTCAACAATCTAATGGTAGTGATGTGTTTGAAAATGGCAGAAATGCTGGTGATGGGTTTGAACAGAGAAGATGGGTGAATCAAGTTGGTAGCCAAGGAAGGCTCGTGAAATTTGATTATGAGATCGGTGGATTGGGATACTATGATCTAATTATCAGAGAAATGACATTCGGTTCAAAGCACATGAGCTATGCTGGAAGTGGTGAAATAGAGATAACATTGCGGTTGCTAACGTTGGTGAATTAG